A window of Fluoribacter dumoffii NY 23 contains these coding sequences:
- a CDS encoding SAM-dependent methyltransferase, protein MHKLIVVGSGIKSISHLTEETKRVIQSADKVLYLINEDNLKQWIQREAKNSESLDSIYFSSEKRIEAYQALTNHIIEEYKKVSILCVVFYGHPTVFADSALNAVRQIKRDDGEAIILPAVSAQDCLFSDLEIDPGDQGCFSIEATELVLFERCIDAHAHLILWQVANFGRTDGQKANNLSILKDYLSDYYPADYSICLYEAPSLPTCSPRIEWIQLCHMDQSVISSITTVYIPPIENKAISNKYLRLLNLTVDDLILK, encoded by the coding sequence ATGCATAAACTTATAGTAGTAGGATCGGGAATAAAATCCATTTCCCATCTGACTGAAGAAACTAAACGGGTTATTCAAAGTGCTGATAAGGTACTCTACCTCATCAATGAAGATAACCTAAAACAATGGATTCAACGAGAAGCGAAAAATTCTGAATCGTTGGATTCTATCTACTTTAGCAGCGAAAAGCGGATTGAAGCTTATCAGGCATTAACAAATCATATCATTGAAGAATATAAGAAGGTTTCAATTTTATGTGTTGTTTTTTACGGCCACCCTACCGTTTTTGCAGACTCAGCACTTAATGCCGTGAGACAAATTAAAAGAGATGATGGTGAAGCCATTATTTTACCTGCAGTATCTGCCCAAGACTGCTTGTTTAGTGATCTTGAAATTGATCCAGGTGATCAGGGGTGTTTTTCAATTGAAGCTACAGAGCTGGTATTATTTGAACGGTGCATTGATGCTCATGCGCATTTAATACTTTGGCAAGTAGCAAACTTTGGTAGAACTGATGGGCAAAAAGCTAACAACCTATCAATTCTAAAAGATTATCTAAGTGATTATTATCCAGCAGATTATTCCATCTGTCTTTATGAGGCGCCCTCGCTGCCCACTTGCTCCCCTAGAATAGAGTGGATTCAGCTCTGTCATATGGATCAATCAGTTATTTCTTCAATAACAACAGTATATATTCCACCAATCGAAAATAAGGCTATTAGCAATAAGTACTTGAGACTGCTCAACCTGACTGTTGATGATTTAATACTGAAGTGA